A single region of the Streptomyces sp. NBC_01381 genome encodes:
- a CDS encoding sensor histidine kinase, which translates to MNAVQRTPVALVLRLCLHALLAGLLALPAVRAVADGAPRGGAVVGAVLAMGAVYAAGTLSPAVARSRRAAAVWLAALGVCWVVLLALSPDGLWAAFPLYFLLLHLLPVRWALPAVALTAAAAIASYLLHSSPASPVSPGIFIGPPLGAAVAVATVLGYQALYRESERRRELIDELMATRAELAAAERTAGTLAERERLAREIHDTLAQGLSSIQLLLRAAQRALPAGSPAAPHIEQARTAAQDNLAEARRFVRALSPPDLEHGSLAAALERLSTTSHGTKVQFTVSGTPTELPTPYEVALLRTAQSALANTVRHAEADRAEITLSFMDTSVSLDVVDDGRGFDPASAPRGDGGFGLPAMRSRARSLGGTLSVESSPGQGTAVAVTLPLPAPAPAAMEAAL; encoded by the coding sequence ATGAACGCCGTTCAGCGCACGCCCGTCGCGCTCGTCCTGCGGCTCTGTCTGCACGCGCTGCTCGCCGGACTGCTCGCGCTGCCCGCGGTGCGGGCCGTCGCCGACGGGGCGCCGCGCGGCGGTGCCGTCGTGGGGGCCGTCCTCGCCATGGGCGCCGTGTACGCGGCGGGCACGCTCAGCCCGGCCGTGGCGCGCTCACGGCGTGCGGCCGCGGTGTGGCTCGCGGCGCTCGGCGTCTGCTGGGTGGTGCTGCTCGCCCTGTCCCCGGACGGGCTGTGGGCCGCGTTCCCGCTCTACTTCCTGCTGCTCCATCTCCTGCCGGTCCGCTGGGCGCTGCCCGCCGTCGCGCTGACCGCCGCGGCCGCCATCGCCAGCTATCTCCTCCACAGCTCGCCCGCCTCTCCCGTCTCGCCGGGCATCTTCATCGGGCCGCCGCTCGGCGCCGCCGTCGCGGTCGCCACCGTCCTCGGGTACCAGGCGCTGTACCGGGAGAGCGAGCGCCGCCGCGAGCTGATCGACGAGCTGATGGCGACGCGGGCCGAACTCGCCGCCGCGGAGCGCACCGCGGGCACCCTCGCCGAGCGTGAGCGCCTTGCCCGCGAGATCCACGACACCCTCGCCCAGGGCCTGTCCTCCATCCAGCTCCTGCTGCGCGCCGCGCAACGCGCGCTGCCTGCCGGCTCCCCCGCCGCCCCGCACATCGAGCAGGCCCGCACCGCCGCGCAGGACAACCTCGCGGAGGCACGCCGTTTCGTGCGCGCGCTGAGCCCGCCGGACCTGGAGCACGGCTCGCTGGCCGCGGCCCTGGAGCGGCTCTCGACGACGTCGCACGGCACCAAGGTCCAGTTCACGGTCAGCGGCACGCCCACCGAACTCCCCACCCCCTACGAGGTGGCCCTCCTGCGCACCGCCCAGTCCGCCCTCGCGAACACCGTCCGGCACGCGGAGGCGGACCGCGCCGAGATCACCCTCAGCTTCATGGACACGTCGGTGTCCCTGGACGTGGTGGACGACGGACGGGGCTTCGACCCGGCGTCCGCGCCGCGCGGCGACGGCGGATTCGGACTGCCCGCGATGCGGTCCCGGGCACGGTCGCTCGGCGGAACGCTGAGCGTGGAGTCGTCACCGGGCCAGGGCACGGCGGTGGCGGTCACACTCCCTCTGCCGGCGCCCGCACCCGCTGCGATGGAGGCCGCGCTGTGA
- a CDS encoding SDR family oxidoreductase translates to MSSLTGKTALVTGGSRGIGAAIALRLAQQGADVAITYVHGEAAALDVVAKIESAGQRGFAIKADAADPGDAAGAVERAADDLGRLDILVNNAGIGVLGPIGDLALADVDRVLDINVRAVFLASQAAAGRLADGGRIISTGSALARFAGGPGGTLYAMSKAALAGMSKPLARELAGRGITVNVVHPGAIDTDMNPADGPFAAPQRAATALARFGSADEVASLVAYLAGEEAGFITGAELVADGGYGA, encoded by the coding sequence ATGTCTTCACTGACCGGTAAGACGGCCCTGGTCACCGGCGGCAGCCGCGGTATCGGCGCGGCGATCGCTTTGCGGCTTGCCCAGCAGGGTGCCGATGTGGCCATCACATACGTCCATGGGGAGGCCGCCGCTCTCGATGTCGTCGCCAAGATCGAGTCGGCGGGGCAGCGGGGGTTCGCCATCAAGGCGGATGCGGCTGATCCCGGGGACGCGGCGGGCGCGGTGGAGCGCGCGGCGGATGATTTGGGCCGGCTCGACATCCTGGTGAACAACGCGGGCATCGGAGTGCTCGGCCCCATCGGGGACTTGGCGCTCGCCGATGTCGACCGGGTGCTCGACATCAACGTACGCGCGGTGTTCCTCGCCTCCCAGGCGGCGGCCGGGCGGCTTGCCGACGGGGGCCGGATCATCTCGACCGGCTCGGCGCTCGCGCGGTTCGCGGGCGGGCCCGGCGGGACGCTGTACGCGATGAGCAAGGCGGCGCTCGCGGGGATGAGCAAGCCGCTGGCGCGGGAGCTCGCGGGCCGCGGGATCACGGTGAACGTGGTGCATCCCGGGGCGATCGACACGGACATGAACCCGGCGGACGGCCCGTTCGCCGCCCCGCAGCGAGCGGCCACGGCACTGGCCCGCTTCGGCTCCGCCGACGAGGTGGCTTCGCTCGTCGCCTATCTGGCGGGGGAGGAAGCGGGGTTCATCACGGGGGCGGAGTTGGTGGCGGACGGAGGGTATGGGGCGTAG
- a CDS encoding response regulator transcription factor: MTSSAPIRLLLADDHPVVRAGLRAVLDTEPDFAVVAEAPTAEQAVSLSATGEYDVVLMDLQFGTGMHGSQATAAITAVPGAPRVLVLTTYDTDADILAAVEAGAAGYLLKDAPPEELAAAVRTAAAGQSALAPAIAHRLMDRMRAPGEALSLRELEVLRLVRDGLSNHQISKQLFLSQATVKSHLVHIYAKLNVDSRTAAVAVATGRGLIRAAGRP; encoded by the coding sequence GTGACGTCCTCGGCCCCCATCAGACTGCTGCTCGCCGACGACCACCCCGTGGTCCGTGCCGGGCTGCGCGCGGTCCTCGACACGGAACCGGACTTCGCCGTCGTGGCGGAGGCGCCGACGGCCGAGCAGGCCGTCTCCCTGTCCGCCACCGGCGAGTACGACGTCGTCCTGATGGACCTCCAGTTCGGCACCGGCATGCACGGCTCGCAGGCCACCGCGGCGATCACTGCGGTGCCGGGCGCGCCCCGCGTCCTGGTCCTCACCACGTACGACACGGACGCGGACATCCTCGCGGCGGTCGAGGCGGGCGCCGCGGGCTACCTCCTCAAGGACGCGCCACCGGAGGAGCTCGCCGCCGCGGTCCGCACGGCCGCGGCGGGCCAGTCGGCGCTGGCCCCCGCCATCGCGCACCGCCTGATGGACCGCATGCGGGCCCCGGGCGAGGCCCTGAGCCTGCGCGAACTGGAGGTTCTGCGACTGGTCCGCGACGGCCTCTCCAACCACCAGATCAGCAAGCAGCTGTTCCTCAGCCAGGCGACGGTGAAATCGCATCTGGTGCACATCTACGCGAAGTTGAACGTCGACTCCCGCACGGCGGCGGTCGCCGTGGCGACGGGCCGGGGCCTGATCAGGGCGGCGGGCCGCCCGTAG
- a CDS encoding ribonuclease, with product MRIPPRIVSVTALAAALLVGGPVAVSANAAPASAPAPTSASYSITAVGDICYSALPSQAHDTLDLIKAGGPYPYPQDGTVFQNREGVLPSQSSGYYHEYTVKTPGSPDRGARRIVTGEENQEDYYTADHYESFDLVDYAC from the coding sequence ATGCGAATCCCCCCACGAATCGTCAGCGTCACAGCCCTTGCCGCCGCCCTGCTCGTCGGCGGCCCTGTCGCCGTCTCCGCGAACGCGGCGCCGGCATCGGCCCCGGCCCCCACGTCGGCGTCGTACTCCATCACCGCCGTCGGCGACATCTGCTACTCCGCCCTGCCCTCCCAGGCGCACGACACCCTCGACCTGATCAAGGCGGGCGGCCCCTACCCGTATCCGCAGGACGGCACGGTCTTCCAGAACAGGGAAGGCGTCCTGCCCTCGCAGAGCTCCGGCTACTACCACGAGTACACGGTCAAGACCCCCGGCTCACCGGACCGCGGCGCGCGCCGCATCGTGACCGGTGAGGAGAACCAGGAGGACTACTACACGGCGGACCACTACGAGTCCTTCGATCTGGTCGACTACGCCTGTTGA
- a CDS encoding DMT family transporter: protein MSTLAAPAAPTARPAWLTDLPVLLVAVVWGASYLAAKGITTTHTVIAVLVLRFGIVLPALVAAGWRGLRALTAPQWRGAGTLGLILSGIFLLETYGVVHTSATNAGLIISLTMIFTPLAEAAVTRKRPPRAFLAAAGLSVLGVVLLTQGGGFTRPSLGDGLILLAALARTVHVLAMSRIKAVQDADSLSLTTVQLGSAVAVFAVLAGAGTGESPWSVAADFGVREWAGLLFLSVFCTLFAFFVQMWAVRRTSPSRVSLLLGTEPLWAAAVGIAVGGERLGVVGLVGGVLVLVGTSWGRRAR, encoded by the coding sequence GTGTCGACGCTCGCCGCCCCCGCCGCGCCCACCGCGCGCCCCGCCTGGCTCACCGATCTGCCCGTTCTGCTGGTGGCCGTGGTCTGGGGCGCCAGCTACCTCGCGGCGAAGGGCATCACGACCACGCACACCGTCATTGCCGTCCTGGTGCTGCGCTTCGGCATCGTGCTTCCGGCGCTCGTGGCGGCGGGATGGCGAGGGCTGCGCGCGCTGACGGCGCCGCAGTGGCGCGGCGCGGGGACGCTCGGGCTGATCCTGAGCGGGATCTTCCTCCTGGAGACCTACGGCGTCGTCCACACCTCGGCGACCAACGCGGGCCTCATCATCAGCCTCACCATGATCTTCACCCCGCTCGCCGAGGCCGCGGTGACGCGGAAGCGGCCGCCGCGCGCCTTCCTCGCGGCGGCGGGACTCTCCGTGCTCGGCGTGGTCCTGCTGACCCAGGGCGGGGGCTTCACGCGGCCCTCGCTCGGCGACGGCCTGATCCTGCTCGCGGCGCTCGCCCGCACGGTGCACGTCCTGGCGATGTCACGCATCAAGGCCGTCCAGGACGCCGACTCGCTCTCCCTCACCACCGTCCAACTCGGCTCCGCCGTGGCCGTGTTCGCGGTCCTCGCCGGCGCGGGCACGGGGGAGAGCCCGTGGTCCGTCGCCGCGGACTTCGGCGTACGCGAGTGGGCGGGGCTGCTCTTCCTCTCCGTGTTCTGCACGCTCTTCGCCTTCTTCGTACAGATGTGGGCGGTGCGCAGGACCTCTCCCTCGCGCGTGAGCCTGCTGCTCGGCACGGAGCCGCTGTGGGCGGCCGCGGTCGGGATCGCGGTGGGCGGCGAACGGCTGGGTGTGGTGGGTCTGGTGGGAGGTGTGCTGGTTCTGGTGGGGACCAGCTGGGGGCGTCGGGCGCGGTGA
- a CDS encoding ABC transporter permease: MFVAWRDLRFAKGRFALMGAVVVLITLLVGLLSGLTAGLAKENTSAITGLPADRIAFAAPPGGQSVSFTQSQVEQRAWETWAARPGVRSAEPIGISTLNATAGDRSAAVSAFGVGPDSGIAPDGLAPGQVVLSHKAAADLGVGPGDDVRIGAVKERVARVASDASYSHTPVVWTPLDDWQALGHRGTSMDEQATVIALRTDGGADIAAGDKAAGTESRTLDGALTAIGSYQAENGSLQLMRGFLFVISALVIGAFFTVWTIQRAGDIAVLKALGASTPSLLRDALGQAVLMLAVGTALGTGIAAAVGSVISGGDVPFVLDPPTVLWPAAVLIALGALGAGLSVRRITAVDPLTALGSAR, translated from the coding sequence ATGTTCGTCGCATGGAGAGACCTGCGGTTCGCCAAGGGGCGGTTCGCCCTGATGGGAGCCGTCGTCGTGCTCATCACTCTGCTCGTGGGGCTGCTTTCCGGGCTCACCGCCGGGCTCGCCAAGGAGAACACCTCCGCCATCACCGGCCTCCCCGCCGACCGGATCGCCTTCGCCGCGCCACCGGGCGGCCAGTCCGTCTCCTTCACCCAGTCACAGGTGGAGCAGCGCGCCTGGGAGACCTGGGCGGCCCGGCCCGGCGTACGGTCCGCCGAGCCGATCGGCATCAGCACGCTCAACGCCACCGCCGGTGACCGCTCGGCCGCCGTGTCCGCGTTCGGTGTCGGGCCCGACTCCGGGATCGCGCCGGACGGCCTCGCACCCGGGCAGGTCGTGCTCTCCCACAAGGCGGCAGCCGACCTCGGCGTCGGCCCCGGCGACGACGTACGCATCGGCGCGGTGAAGGAGCGCGTCGCGCGGGTCGCGTCGGACGCCTCGTACAGCCATACGCCCGTCGTGTGGACCCCGCTCGACGACTGGCAGGCGCTCGGCCACCGGGGTACGTCGATGGACGAGCAGGCCACGGTCATCGCGCTGCGCACCGACGGCGGTGCCGACATCGCCGCCGGGGACAAGGCGGCGGGCACGGAGAGCAGGACCCTCGACGGTGCGCTCACCGCGATCGGCTCCTACCAGGCGGAGAACGGTTCACTGCAGCTGATGCGCGGCTTCCTCTTCGTCATCTCCGCGCTGGTGATAGGGGCGTTCTTCACCGTGTGGACCATCCAGCGCGCCGGCGACATCGCGGTCCTGAAGGCGCTCGGCGCGTCCACGCCCTCTCTGCTGCGGGACGCGCTCGGGCAGGCGGTGCTGATGCTCGCCGTCGGGACGGCACTGGGTACGGGGATCGCCGCGGCCGTCGGTTCTGTGATCAGCGGCGGTGACGTCCCCTTCGTACTCGATCCGCCGACCGTCCTGTGGCCCGCCGCCGTACTGATCGCCCTCGGGGCGCTCGGCGCGGGCCTGTCCGTCCGGCGGATCACCGCCGTCGATCCGCTGACCGCGCTGGGGAGTGCCCGATGA
- a CDS encoding IclR family transcriptional regulator — protein sequence MPTSSASDASTEVAASKPPAASGGVQSLERAFDLLERMADAGGEVGLSELSASSGLPLPTIHRLMRTLVACGYVRQQPNRRYSLGPRLIRLGESASRLLGTWARPYLARLVEETGETANMALLDGDEIVYVAQVPSKHSMRMFTEVGRRVLPHSTGVGKALLAHTPPEEVRALLARTGMPAATEKTITTPDGFLDALEEVRRAGYAVDDNEQEIGVRCLAVSVPNSPTSAAISISGPAGRVTEAAVDKIVPVLQEVAVELSAALASSGPAA from the coding sequence GTGCCGACGTCAAGCGCAAGCGACGCCTCCACCGAAGTCGCTGCCTCCAAGCCGCCCGCTGCCAGCGGTGGTGTTCAGTCCCTTGAGCGCGCCTTCGACCTGCTCGAACGGATGGCGGACGCGGGTGGCGAGGTCGGTCTCAGCGAGCTCTCCGCCAGCAGCGGCCTCCCGCTGCCCACGATCCACCGCCTGATGCGCACGCTCGTCGCCTGCGGCTACGTACGTCAGCAGCCCAACCGCCGCTACTCGCTCGGCCCGCGGCTGATCCGCCTCGGCGAATCGGCCTCGCGCCTCCTCGGCACCTGGGCGCGGCCCTACCTCGCCCGCCTGGTCGAGGAGACCGGCGAGACGGCGAACATGGCGCTGCTCGACGGGGACGAGATCGTGTACGTCGCGCAGGTGCCGTCCAAGCACTCCATGCGGATGTTCACCGAGGTGGGCCGTCGGGTCCTGCCCCACTCCACGGGCGTGGGCAAGGCCCTCCTCGCGCACACCCCGCCGGAGGAGGTGCGGGCCCTGCTCGCCCGCACCGGCATGCCGGCCGCGACGGAGAAGACGATCACCACGCCCGACGGCTTCCTGGACGCGCTGGAGGAGGTCCGCAGGGCGGGGTACGCGGTCGACGACAACGAACAGGAGATCGGGGTGCGCTGCCTGGCGGTGTCGGTGCCCAACTCCCCCACATCGGCGGCCATTTCGATCTCCGGCCCGGCGGGCCGCGTGACGGAGGCAGCCGTGGACAAGATCGTCCCGGTCCTCCAGGAGGTGGCGGTGGAACTGTCCGCGGCCTTGGCGAGCTCGGGCCCGGCGGCGTAA
- a CDS encoding dihydrofolate reductase family protein, protein MKLTLTQFQTLDGVIQAPGGPEEDRVDGFEHGGWSVPFGDDDFGRFINGVFDRADAFLLGRRTYDIFASYWPKMTDPADPVASRLNALPKYVATTTLTGSDWENTHLIGREDIAKDVALLKEQPGRELQLHGSAGLAQSLLAHDLIDTIHLLTFPVALGTGKRLFADGGLPTSFRTTASSLSSTGVVISTYERAGRPEYGTY, encoded by the coding sequence ATGAAGCTCACGCTCACCCAGTTCCAGACCCTCGACGGCGTCATCCAGGCGCCCGGCGGCCCGGAGGAGGACCGCGTCGACGGCTTCGAGCACGGAGGCTGGTCGGTGCCCTTCGGCGACGACGACTTCGGCCGGTTCATCAACGGCGTCTTCGACCGCGCCGACGCCTTCCTGCTCGGGCGGCGTACGTACGACATCTTCGCCTCGTACTGGCCCAAGATGACCGACCCGGCCGACCCGGTCGCCTCCCGGCTCAACGCGCTGCCCAAGTACGTGGCCACCACCACGCTCACCGGCAGCGACTGGGAGAACACCCACCTCATCGGGCGCGAGGACATCGCCAAGGACGTCGCCCTCCTCAAGGAGCAGCCCGGCCGCGAGCTCCAACTGCACGGCAGCGCGGGCCTCGCGCAGTCCCTCCTCGCGCACGACCTGATCGACACGATCCACCTGTTGACGTTCCCCGTGGCCCTCGGCACCGGCAAGCGCCTCTTCGCAGACGGCGGCCTGCCCACCTCGTTCAGGACCACCGCGTCGAGCCTGAGCTCTACGGGCGTCGTCATCAGTACGTACGAGCGGGCGGGGCGCCCCGAGTACGGCACCTACTGA
- a CDS encoding ABC transporter ATP-binding protein, which translates to MSPTGLTLEDITLTYPDGEGRLTALDGVGIDVPAGTLTAVVGPSGSGKSSLLAVAATLVTPDRGRVVVDGRETGALSRAERAELRRVRMGIVFQQPNLLASLTALEQLQLMTRLGGRGRRRTAEVRERARELLSEVGLADLAHRRPHQLSGGQRQRVGIARALMNAPAVLLVDEPTSALDHERGAAVMDLLGRLTRERGTATVLVTHDRARLAVADRVVEMVDGRLGARAAGLSPTPPLPGCDICGSAA; encoded by the coding sequence ATGAGTCCGACCGGTCTGACCCTCGAAGACATCACGCTGACGTATCCGGACGGGGAGGGGCGTCTCACCGCCCTCGACGGCGTCGGCATCGACGTCCCCGCGGGAACGCTGACGGCGGTCGTCGGGCCCTCGGGCTCCGGGAAGTCCAGCCTGCTCGCGGTGGCGGCGACGCTGGTGACGCCCGACCGGGGGCGGGTCGTGGTCGACGGTAGGGAGACAGGCGCGCTGTCCCGCGCCGAGCGGGCGGAGCTGCGGCGCGTGCGCATGGGCATCGTCTTCCAGCAGCCGAACCTGCTTGCGTCGCTGACGGCGCTTGAGCAGCTGCAGCTGATGACGCGTCTGGGCGGGCGTGGTCGCCGCCGGACGGCGGAAGTGCGGGAGCGGGCCCGGGAGTTGCTGTCGGAGGTGGGGCTTGCCGACCTCGCGCATCGCCGGCCGCATCAGCTGTCCGGCGGTCAGCGGCAGCGGGTCGGCATCGCGCGGGCGCTGATGAATGCGCCTGCGGTGCTGTTGGTCGATGAGCCGACCAGCGCGTTGGACCATGAGCGGGGGGCCGCGGTGATGGATCTGCTGGGGAGGCTCACGCGGGAGCGGGGGACGGCGACGGTGCTCGTCACGCACGACCGTGCGCGGTTGGCTGTCGCCGACAGGGTGGTGGAGATGGTGGACGGGAGGCTGGGGGCTAGGGCGGCGGGTCTCTCCCCAACCCCGCCCCTTCCCGGCTGTGACATTTGCGGCTCCGCCGCGTGA
- a CDS encoding universal stress protein, translating into MGARVVVGVSGSLASLAALRAAAGEARRAGRVLVAVIAWEPPEGEGLYARRPDRAWARHWEAEARATLDRAFEEAFGGAPRGVTVERRVVRDRPGRVLCGLVEHGDDLLVLGTRRRWSRTGRHVHAHAGCPVMTVPGPSVPKRARRTLRKARAADFSAPAPFPDVSGTSTRRGARTFRPLDPRRDGLDHRSG; encoded by the coding sequence ATGGGAGCGCGGGTTGTGGTCGGGGTGAGCGGATCGCTGGCGAGCCTCGCGGCCCTGCGAGCGGCGGCGGGGGAGGCGCGGCGCGCGGGGCGGGTGCTTGTGGCGGTGATCGCGTGGGAGCCGCCGGAGGGGGAGGGACTGTATGCCCGTCGCCCGGACCGGGCGTGGGCCCGCCACTGGGAGGCCGAGGCGCGGGCGACCCTGGACCGGGCCTTCGAGGAGGCGTTCGGCGGGGCGCCGCGAGGAGTGACCGTCGAACGCCGGGTGGTGCGGGACCGGCCGGGCCGCGTGCTGTGCGGCCTGGTGGAGCACGGCGACGATCTGCTCGTCCTGGGCACAAGACGCCGCTGGAGCAGAACAGGCCGCCACGTGCACGCGCACGCGGGCTGCCCGGTGATGACGGTCCCGGGCCCGTCGGTACCGAAGCGCGCCCGCCGCACCCTGCGAAAGGCCCGCGCGGCGGACTTCTCGGCGCCGGCACCCTTCCCCGACGTATCCGGAACATCCACGCGCCGCGGAGCCCGGACGTTCCGCCCCCTGGACCCACGCCGCGACGGCCTCGACCACCGATCGGGCTGA
- the allB gene encoding allantoinase AllB codes for MDVELVLRSTRVITPEGTRAASVAVSGGKITAVLAHDADVPDGARLEDFGDDVLLPGLVDTHVHVNDPGRTEWEGFWTATRAAAAGGITTLVDMPLNSLPPTTTADNLRTKQDVARTKAHIDVGFWGGALPDNVRDLKPLHDAGVYGFKCFLSPSGVDEFPHLNQDQLAASMAEIAGLGADGGLLIVHAEDPHELDAAPHKSGPKYTDYLDTRPRVSEDVAIEGLIAQAKRLGARIHVLHLSSSDALPLIAAAKREGVKLTVETCPHYLTLTAEEVPDGASEFKCCPPIREAANQDLLWAALADGTIDCIVTDHSPSTADLKTDDFATAWGGISGLQLSLPAIWTEARKRGHSLEDVVRWMSTRTSELVGLDQKGAIEAGRDADFAVLAPDETFTVDPAELQHRNRVTAYAGKTLSGVVKSTWLRGERILHGGEFSEPAGRLLERNN; via the coding sequence GTGGACGTTGAACTGGTGCTGCGCTCGACTCGCGTCATCACCCCGGAGGGAACCCGCGCCGCGTCGGTGGCGGTCTCCGGCGGGAAGATCACGGCCGTGCTCGCGCACGACGCCGACGTACCGGACGGTGCCCGGCTCGAAGACTTCGGGGACGACGTCCTGCTTCCCGGCCTCGTGGACACGCACGTCCATGTGAACGACCCGGGCCGCACGGAGTGGGAGGGGTTCTGGACCGCGACGCGCGCCGCGGCCGCCGGCGGCATCACCACCCTCGTCGACATGCCGCTCAACTCCCTGCCGCCGACCACCACGGCCGACAACCTGCGCACGAAGCAGGACGTCGCCCGCACCAAGGCGCACATCGACGTCGGCTTCTGGGGCGGCGCCCTGCCCGACAACGTCCGGGACCTCAAGCCCCTGCACGACGCCGGCGTCTACGGCTTCAAGTGCTTCCTCTCGCCCTCGGGCGTGGACGAGTTCCCGCACCTGAACCAGGACCAGCTCGCCGCCTCCATGGCCGAGATCGCCGGCTTGGGTGCTGATGGGGGCCTGCTGATCGTGCACGCCGAGGACCCGCACGAGCTGGACGCCGCCCCGCACAAGAGCGGCCCGAAGTACACGGACTACCTGGACACCCGGCCGCGCGTCTCCGAGGACGTCGCGATCGAGGGCCTCATCGCCCAGGCCAAGCGGCTCGGCGCCCGTATCCACGTACTGCACCTGTCGTCGTCCGACGCACTGCCGCTGATCGCCGCCGCCAAGCGCGAGGGCGTCAAGCTCACCGTCGAGACCTGCCCGCACTACCTCACGCTCACCGCGGAGGAAGTCCCGGACGGGGCAAGCGAGTTCAAGTGCTGCCCGCCCATCCGCGAGGCCGCCAACCAGGACCTGCTCTGGGCCGCGCTCGCCGACGGCACCATCGACTGCATCGTGACGGACCACTCCCCGTCCACCGCTGACCTCAAGACCGACGACTTCGCGACCGCGTGGGGCGGCATCTCCGGGCTCCAGCTCAGCCTCCCCGCCATCTGGACCGAGGCCCGCAAGCGCGGCCACAGCCTCGAGGACGTGGTGCGCTGGATGTCGACGCGCACCTCCGAACTGGTCGGACTCGACCAGAAGGGCGCCATCGAGGCCGGCCGCGACGCCGACTTCGCGGTCCTCGCGCCCGACGAGACCTTCACCGTGGACCCCGCGGAGCTGCAGCACCGGAACCGAGTCACGGCGTACGCGGGCAAGACCCTCAGCGGCGTCGTGAAGTCCACCTGGCTGCGCGGCGAACGCATCCTGCACGGCGGCGAGTTCAGCGAACCCGCAGGCCGACTTCTGGAAAGGAACAACTGA
- the alc gene encoding allantoicase, with amino-acid sequence MTAQRISPLASFTGDASPYGGGDPYADYRTADFPFTQYANLADRQLGAGVIAANDEFFAMRENLLLANDAEFDPEHFGHKGKVMDGWETRRRRGVSAERPWPTADDHDWALVRLGAPGVVRGIVIDTAHFRGNYPQAVSVEATSVAGSPTPEELLGDDVKWTTLVPRTAVGGHAANGFAVDVEQRFTHLRVNQHPDGGIARLRVYGEVVADPKWLAALGTFDVVALENGGRVEDASDRFYSPATNTIQPGRSRKMDDGWETRRRRDTGNDWIRYQLVAQSEIRAIEIDTAYLKGNSAGWASLSVRDGGEDGEWVEALPRTRLQPDTNHRFVLDTPAVGTHVRVDIFPDGGISRLRLFGSLTEAGGVALTARHQELGG; translated from the coding sequence GTGACGGCGCAGCGCATATCCCCTTTGGCTTCTTTCACCGGCGACGCGAGCCCCTACGGCGGCGGCGACCCGTACGCGGACTACCGCACCGCCGACTTCCCCTTCACGCAGTACGCCAACCTCGCCGACCGGCAGCTCGGCGCGGGCGTGATCGCCGCCAACGACGAGTTCTTCGCGATGCGCGAGAACCTGCTCCTGGCGAACGACGCCGAGTTCGACCCGGAGCACTTCGGGCACAAGGGCAAGGTCATGGACGGCTGGGAGACCCGCCGCCGCCGTGGCGTCTCCGCCGAGCGCCCGTGGCCGACCGCCGACGACCACGACTGGGCCCTGGTACGCCTCGGTGCCCCCGGCGTCGTACGCGGCATCGTCATCGACACCGCCCACTTCCGCGGCAACTACCCGCAGGCCGTCTCCGTGGAGGCCACCTCGGTCGCCGGTTCGCCGACGCCGGAGGAGCTCCTCGGCGACGACGTGAAGTGGACGACCCTCGTGCCCCGCACGGCGGTCGGCGGCCACGCGGCGAACGGCTTCGCCGTGGACGTCGAGCAGCGCTTCACGCACCTGCGCGTCAACCAGCACCCCGACGGCGGCATCGCCCGCCTGCGCGTGTATGGCGAGGTCGTCGCCGACCCCAAGTGGCTCGCGGCGCTCGGCACGTTCGACGTCGTCGCCCTGGAGAACGGCGGCCGGGTCGAGGACGCGTCCGACCGCTTCTACTCCCCGGCCACCAACACCATCCAGCCGGGCCGCTCCCGCAAGATGGACGACGGCTGGGAGACGCGGCGCCGCCGCGACACCGGCAACGACTGGATCCGCTACCAGTTGGTCGCCCAGTCGGAGATCCGCGCCATCGAGATCGACACGGCGTACCTGAAGGGCAACTCGGCGGGCTGGGCGTCTCTTTCGGTACGTGACGGCGGCGAGGACGGCGAATGGGTCGAGGCCCTGCCCCGCACCCGCCTGCAGCCCGACACGAACCACCGCTTCGTCCTGGACACCCCGGCGGTGGGCACGCACGTCCGCGTCGACATCTTCCCGGACGGCGGCATCTCGCGGCTGCGGCTCTTCGGTTCCTTGACGGAGGCGGGCGGGGTCGCCCTGACCGCGCGCCACCAGGAGCTGGGCGGCTAG